The following are from one region of the Leptospira perdikensis genome:
- a CDS encoding MaoC family dehydratase translates to MYQKGKSFLEIQVGDSASFTKTITETDVYLYAGISGDFNPLHVDEEYAKTTSFGTRIAHGGLAASLLAPVLGMKLPGLGTVALETTTKFRKPVYFGDTITCLVEVVEKVERLKAVKMKIVWTNQKSEVVSKGETLVIPPG, encoded by the coding sequence ATGTATCAAAAGGGTAAAAGTTTTTTAGAAATTCAAGTTGGTGATTCTGCATCCTTTACTAAAACCATAACAGAAACGGATGTATATCTATATGCTGGGATCAGTGGTGATTTTAATCCTTTACACGTAGATGAAGAATATGCAAAAACCACAAGTTTCGGAACAAGAATTGCGCATGGGGGCCTTGCTGCTTCTTTACTCGCTCCAGTTCTCGGAATGAAGTTACCTGGGCTTGGGACTGTAGCTTTAGAAACCACAACTAAGTTTCGAAAACCAGTTTATTTTGGAGATACAATCACTTGTTTGGTGGAGGTTGTTGAAAAAGTCGAACGACTGAAAGCAGTGAAAATGAAAATTGTTTGGACCAATCAAAAATCAGAAGTCGTGAGTAAAGGGGAAACTCTTGTCATTCCTCCCGGTTGA
- a CDS encoding DUF1292 domain-containing protein — MDMKDLGFQGDDFLPSRATEEIDLVDEKGNSYQWEVFYSFSQMGNDYLVFLPATEQEFQFVNVEMDDPDSDVPGYIVMRIGQDESGEEILEEILDEDELEEIREFVEDEIGLVGQFLNREE; from the coding sequence ATGGATATGAAAGATTTGGGATTCCAAGGAGATGACTTTCTTCCAAGTCGTGCCACGGAAGAAATTGATCTCGTAGACGAAAAAGGAAACAGTTACCAATGGGAAGTGTTTTACTCCTTTTCCCAAATGGGAAATGATTATCTAGTTTTTCTTCCCGCAACAGAACAGGAATTTCAATTTGTCAATGTAGAAATGGACGATCCTGATTCCGATGTACCAGGATACATCGTGATGCGAATTGGACAGGACGAGTCTGGGGAAGAAATTTTAGAAGAGATATTAGATGAAGACGAATTAGAAGAAATTCGCGAATTTGTGGAAGATGAAATCGGACTTGTAGGCCAATTTCTCAACCGGGAGGAATGA
- a CDS encoding HNH endonuclease produces MTETPSDSFFSDVSDEEIARERRKAKELKNSAWWKNKRSSGICHYCGKKFKVEEITMDHLIPLIRGGKSVKANLVPACKECNFKKKHSLPFEKEFFT; encoded by the coding sequence ATGACGGAAACTCCCTCCGATTCATTTTTTTCCGATGTAAGCGATGAAGAGATAGCTCGGGAAAGAAGGAAAGCCAAAGAACTAAAAAACAGTGCCTGGTGGAAAAACAAACGATCCTCTGGAATCTGTCATTACTGTGGGAAAAAATTCAAAGTAGAAGAAATCACAATGGACCACCTAATCCCTCTTATTCGAGGAGGAAAATCGGTCAAAGCCAATTTGGTTCCTGCTTGCAAAGAATGTAATTTCAAAAAGAAACATAGTCTCCCTTTTGAGAAGGAGTTCTTTACCTAA
- a CDS encoding acyltransferase family protein, which yields MGRLVYLDNLRSFALLLGIVFHAAIVYASDIKYAIQDQNRSEILSYFCYWIHSYRMPMFYMISGFFSAMVWEKKGRNFYLEARFKRVLVPTILGLLFLAPIQYYLTEKMRTPEIQILPFLKYFFTKENFQHSHIWFLVDLFCFSILYSLVPKSFFSSKFWDKIPKGIYRNLILVSFCFLVVLFSHTQISKGESYYGIFKLTFVFQFSYFLSGVFCYHWKNILIPNDPSQIKTLAVFIWALFIYLVFKDMEIEDPLWIYFQYVNVWVRAFHIFLWVLSPFLWTHFLISVFQYLGNKEGKLGSYLIEASLPIYLVHHPISLIYAYWVRDMEWGVWVKFISHTLVVLGLSFFLYEFLIRKIKPLRFLFGLKNT from the coding sequence ATGGGAAGATTGGTCTACCTCGATAATTTGCGATCCTTTGCGCTTCTACTTGGAATTGTCTTCCATGCTGCGATTGTTTATGCTTCGGATATCAAATATGCCATCCAAGACCAAAATCGGAGTGAGATTCTTTCTTATTTTTGTTATTGGATTCATAGTTATCGGATGCCTATGTTTTATATGATTTCTGGTTTTTTTTCTGCAATGGTTTGGGAGAAAAAAGGTCGGAACTTTTATCTAGAAGCAAGGTTCAAAAGGGTTCTCGTTCCTACAATCTTGGGACTTCTTTTTTTGGCCCCCATTCAATATTACCTCACTGAAAAAATGCGGACTCCAGAGATCCAGATCCTTCCATTTTTAAAATATTTTTTCACAAAGGAAAATTTCCAACACTCTCATATTTGGTTCCTAGTTGATTTGTTTTGTTTTAGTATTTTGTATAGTTTAGTTCCCAAATCTTTTTTTTCTTCCAAGTTCTGGGATAAAATCCCTAAAGGGATTTATCGAAATTTAATTCTTGTTAGTTTTTGTTTTTTGGTTGTATTATTTTCCCATACTCAAATTTCAAAAGGGGAGTCTTACTACGGAATTTTCAAACTCACCTTTGTATTTCAGTTTTCCTATTTTCTTTCAGGCGTGTTTTGTTATCATTGGAAAAACATTCTTATACCGAATGATCCCTCGCAAATCAAAACATTGGCTGTTTTTATTTGGGCTCTCTTTATCTATTTAGTTTTTAAAGATATGGAAATTGAAGATCCACTTTGGATTTATTTTCAGTATGTGAATGTATGGGTGCGAGCTTTTCATATTTTTTTATGGGTGTTATCTCCCTTTTTATGGACTCATTTCCTCATATCAGTTTTTCAATATTTGGGAAACAAAGAAGGAAAATTAGGATCTTATTTGATTGAAGCAAGTCTACCTATCTATTTAGTCCATCATCCCATATCTTTGATTTATGCATATTGGGTGCGGGATATGGAATGGGGAGTATGGGTAAAATTCATTTCCCATACTCTAGTTGTCCTGGGGCTTAGTTTTTTCTTATATGAATTTTTAATCCGGAAGATCAAACCATTAAGGTTTCTCTTCGGATTAAAAAATACATAG
- a CDS encoding flavin monoamine oxidase family protein, translating into MNRKRFLQKLSAVTFGAGLLLPKKSFGQTTTTTTAETKPKSSGGKKAIVLGGGLSGLYSAYLLKQTGYDVTVIERGEKLGGRIATYENSELGILQDLGGEWIGEGQSDIKSLVKQLNLDLTTSNVTDRFSLQKSNADLLKISSTSIETLDKVIELHKSLGTTQKQGLDKINFSSYARYQGLTEDEIRSMNDLYRVILGADLNQISSESVLDDLSALQSALKPKFQVRGGAERIIRELANSLRNQEVILGDTVTKVSQQKNQVTVELASGRSVKGSLVVCSLPAAAVLDIKWTPGLPKDLIYSALRMQTGKISKNLSLVKSKDSLTKFFLSTSTAAETLYVSESAIGSNVTAVTSISTGDRASLFEKGSDRQRKNLMTSSLEEVGDLELILESPFVFHSFQKTTGRAGFVSLFPPGSFGIKDVWAEPFERVFFAGEHLAFHTGSMDSAVASAIQAVSRT; encoded by the coding sequence ATGAATCGAAAACGTTTCCTACAAAAACTCAGCGCTGTCACCTTCGGGGCAGGGTTATTACTTCCTAAAAAATCATTCGGACAAACCACAACAACGACAACTGCAGAAACCAAACCAAAGTCTAGCGGTGGCAAAAAAGCCATCGTCCTTGGCGGTGGGCTCTCAGGACTCTACTCTGCTTATCTTTTGAAACAAACAGGGTACGATGTAACTGTCATTGAACGAGGGGAAAAGTTGGGTGGACGGATTGCCACTTACGAAAACTCGGAGCTAGGAATCTTACAAGATTTAGGTGGTGAGTGGATCGGAGAAGGCCAATCAGATATCAAAAGTTTGGTAAAACAACTGAACCTGGACCTAACAACTTCAAATGTAACGGATCGTTTTTCCCTTCAAAAATCAAATGCCGATCTTCTAAAAATTTCCTCAACCTCTATTGAGACCCTAGACAAAGTCATTGAATTACATAAATCTCTAGGTACGACACAAAAACAAGGTTTAGACAAAATCAATTTTTCTTCGTATGCACGGTACCAAGGTTTGACAGAAGATGAAATTCGCTCGATGAACGATTTATACAGAGTCATTCTTGGAGCCGACCTCAATCAAATCTCCAGCGAATCAGTATTAGATGATCTCTCTGCATTACAATCAGCTCTCAAACCCAAGTTTCAAGTAAGAGGAGGAGCTGAACGAATCATCAGAGAACTCGCAAACTCTCTTCGAAACCAGGAAGTGATTTTAGGTGATACAGTCACCAAAGTCTCCCAACAAAAAAACCAAGTCACAGTAGAGTTGGCTTCTGGGCGATCGGTAAAAGGAAGTTTGGTAGTTTGTTCACTACCGGCAGCAGCAGTTCTCGATATTAAATGGACACCCGGCCTACCGAAAGACTTGATTTACTCAGCCTTACGGATGCAAACGGGTAAAATTTCTAAAAACTTGAGTCTCGTGAAATCCAAAGACTCTTTAACCAAATTCTTTTTATCTACAAGTACTGCAGCTGAAACTTTATATGTTTCAGAATCTGCCATTGGATCAAACGTAACAGCCGTTACCTCTATATCTACTGGTGATAGAGCCTCTTTGTTTGAAAAAGGAAGTGATCGTCAAAGAAAAAATCTAATGACATCCTCTCTGGAAGAAGTGGGAGATTTGGAATTGATCCTGGAATCCCCTTTTGTTTTCCATAGTTTTCAAAAAACAACCGGCCGAGCCGGATTTGTTTCCTTATTCCCTCCGGGAAGTTTTGGAATCAAAGATGTTTGGGCGGAGCCATTCGAAAGAGTTTTCTTTGCCGGCGAACATTTAGCATTTCATACGGGAAGTATGGACTCAGCAGTAGCTTCTGCGATCCAAGCCGTCAGCAGAACATAA
- a CDS encoding 7TM diverse intracellular signaling domain-containing protein, with protein sequence MSFHQVKYLFVSLLVFLPGILFSESVIPLQSQISGKTIWQDVLVLEDKDQSLPVASITSGSNDSRFQKISTPNLGFSKSTFWVRLQVKNPTEDLIRWNLVFDFPLLDEIQIYGDQLPKTIIPILGDNHPFSERNLDYRNPVFPLETNPGSTSIYYLRIQSESTIPLTLAIWTSREFYDHLNREQMIFGLFYGILFVMVAYNFFIYIFTYEKSYLLYLFFISSIFFFHLVNNGFAFQYLWSNWVFWGNYSLPFFICLSCITGIFFTDNYLNLKKHLPRISKLMWFWVGVLVIFSIVTFFLNYRIAMVTSILLTVPTALILVYSGTYTYLLGVRTARYFLISWAFFLLGVLLYSLKSLGVLSDNHITRWTIQIGTALQTILLSLGLADRINFLTRSLREHIRELSQAKLKIEESEKRFREIFQGSDEVILMMNENFEIINANRALSKHMGFRLDDLKGKKITEFLYTGRDQSSDYNVMYVNDKLTDLKMTGSIINFKTEFGQKYVKEPKEMYCRLQYIDFDETREVLATMSSQFEDTIIQLIESEKIELSMNNYLRNAELVSQKITSQLAKYLSTVEQTEVRSSVREIIINAVEHGNLNISFDEKSKALTEGNYLEFLQKRQEDPRYNQKRVKIEYSFTREYVAYRISDEGRGFDHKKHMEKSIEEMNEAHIQHGRGILMTKSVFDRIEYNDRGNQVSLIKFLNKN encoded by the coding sequence TTGTCTTTCCACCAAGTAAAATATTTATTCGTAAGCCTCTTAGTGTTTTTGCCAGGAATTTTGTTCTCAGAATCCGTCATTCCACTGCAGTCCCAAATTTCGGGAAAAACCATCTGGCAGGATGTATTGGTTCTAGAGGACAAGGATCAATCCTTACCCGTCGCAAGTATCACTAGTGGATCCAATGATTCCAGGTTCCAGAAAATATCTACGCCCAACCTGGGTTTTTCCAAATCCACTTTTTGGGTAAGGCTCCAAGTCAAAAATCCCACTGAAGATTTGATTCGATGGAATTTGGTTTTTGATTTCCCTCTTTTGGACGAAATCCAAATATACGGAGATCAACTTCCTAAAACGATCATTCCCATTTTAGGGGACAACCATCCTTTTTCAGAAAGAAATTTAGATTACAGAAACCCTGTTTTCCCATTGGAAACAAATCCAGGTTCTACCTCTATTTATTATTTACGAATCCAATCGGAGTCAACCATTCCTCTAACTCTTGCTATATGGACAAGCAGGGAGTTTTATGATCACTTGAACAGAGAACAAATGATATTTGGTTTGTTTTATGGAATTTTATTTGTAATGGTTGCTTATAACTTTTTTATCTATATTTTTACTTACGAAAAAAGTTATCTTTTGTATTTGTTTTTTATAAGTTCTATTTTCTTTTTTCATTTGGTCAATAACGGTTTTGCCTTCCAATACCTTTGGTCGAATTGGGTTTTTTGGGGAAACTATTCTTTGCCTTTTTTTATCTGTCTTTCTTGTATCACAGGAATCTTTTTTACAGATAATTATCTAAATTTGAAAAAACATCTCCCTCGCATTTCTAAACTAATGTGGTTTTGGGTTGGTGTCCTTGTTATTTTTTCAATTGTCACATTCTTTTTGAATTACCGAATCGCAATGGTTACTTCCATTTTGTTAACAGTACCTACTGCACTTATTTTGGTTTATAGTGGAACCTATACTTATTTGTTAGGAGTTCGAACGGCTCGGTATTTTTTGATCTCCTGGGCATTTTTCCTTTTAGGAGTATTACTTTATTCCTTAAAAAGTTTAGGAGTTCTTTCGGATAATCATATCACAAGATGGACCATTCAAATAGGGACTGCCTTACAAACCATTTTGTTATCACTCGGTCTTGCCGACAGAATCAATTTTCTCACAAGAAGTTTAAGAGAACATATCCGAGAACTCTCTCAGGCCAAATTAAAAATTGAAGAGTCTGAAAAACGGTTTCGAGAAATTTTCCAAGGTTCTGATGAAGTGATTCTAATGATGAATGAAAATTTTGAAATCATCAATGCAAACCGAGCTCTTTCTAAACATATGGGCTTTCGGTTGGATGATTTAAAAGGCAAAAAAATCACCGAGTTTTTATACACCGGTCGTGACCAAAGTTCTGATTACAATGTTATGTATGTAAATGATAAACTCACAGATCTGAAAATGACAGGATCCATTATTAATTTTAAAACAGAGTTTGGACAAAAGTATGTGAAGGAACCCAAAGAGATGTATTGTCGATTGCAATACATCGACTTTGATGAAACAAGGGAAGTCCTTGCAACCATGTCTTCTCAATTTGAAGACACTATCATTCAACTTATAGAATCAGAAAAAATTGAACTTTCTATGAATAACTATTTGAGAAATGCCGAATTAGTTTCTCAAAAAATAACCTCCCAACTTGCAAAGTATCTTTCGACTGTAGAACAAACGGAGGTTAGGTCATCTGTGCGTGAAATCATCATCAACGCGGTGGAACATGGAAATCTAAACATTAGTTTTGATGAAAAATCCAAAGCACTAACAGAAGGAAATTATTTAGAGTTTTTACAGAAACGACAAGAAGACCCTCGTTATAACCAAAAACGTGTTAAAATTGAATATTCTTTTACCAGAGAATATGTTGCTTATCGAATTTCTGATGAAGGTCGAGGGTTTGATCATAAAAAACATATGGAAAAATCGATCGAAGAAATGAACGAAGCTCATATCCAACATGGGCGTGGGATTCTTATGACAAAGTCAGTTTTTGATCGGATTGAATACAACGATCGTGGCAATCAGGTGAGTTTAATAAAGTTTCTTAATAAGAATTAA
- a CDS encoding 50S ribosomal protein L11 methyltransferase, producing MEYRELKVNLPKDLSDSFYELLDTLQCAGYYEILFDGEAPKEKDQGLIRDNTNIRIYLQTDEIDKELKVLIFLKIHAPDNSNTESRNIETRDYEEAYKEYYKPFPIGKKLWVIPTWEKNEPDTIKLWKPNAGIPLFINPGVAFGTGHHETTKLILEYLDELYGKGEFRFTSACDVGTGSGILSIGLAKFGVSQIFALDIDPNAVKAAWSNWTENEYPKGFQFSVEESGIDNPKLSNRKYDLAIANITYAVLSQNIRHLAKIEAPRIIFSGIITDKKDQFLGLLQSHLPGKLLYSKEWNEWWVLDWLRN from the coding sequence TTGGAATACAGAGAACTCAAAGTCAATCTACCGAAAGATTTATCTGACAGTTTTTACGAACTGTTAGATACACTTCAATGTGCTGGTTACTACGAGATTCTTTTTGATGGTGAAGCGCCTAAAGAAAAAGACCAAGGCCTCATCAGAGACAATACAAACATTCGCATTTATTTACAAACAGATGAGATTGATAAAGAACTAAAGGTTCTTATCTTTCTAAAAATACACGCACCTGATAATTCGAATACAGAATCACGAAATATTGAAACTCGTGATTATGAAGAAGCCTACAAAGAATATTACAAACCATTTCCCATTGGAAAAAAACTTTGGGTGATCCCTACTTGGGAAAAAAATGAACCAGATACCATAAAACTTTGGAAACCTAATGCCGGTATTCCTCTATTCATCAATCCTGGTGTAGCATTTGGAACGGGCCATCACGAGACCACAAAACTTATCTTAGAGTATTTGGATGAGTTGTATGGAAAAGGTGAGTTCCGGTTTACTTCTGCCTGTGATGTGGGAACGGGATCAGGAATTCTATCCATCGGTCTTGCTAAGTTTGGTGTTTCCCAAATTTTTGCCTTGGACATTGATCCCAACGCAGTGAAAGCAGCTTGGTCAAACTGGACGGAAAATGAATACCCAAAAGGTTTTCAATTCAGTGTGGAAGAATCAGGAATTGACAACCCAAAGTTATCCAATAGAAAATACGATTTAGCCATTGCCAATATTACTTACGCAGTTCTTTCGCAGAATATCCGTCATCTGGCAAAAATCGAAGCGCCACGAATTATTTTTTCAGGAATCATAACAGACAAAAAAGACCAATTCCTCGGTTTATTACAAAGTCATCTTCCAGGAAAACTCCTTTATTCCAAAGAATGGAATGAGTGGTGGGTTCTTGACTGGCTTCGCAATTAA